TTATATCGCCTTAACTTACATCTTAGTTACCATTGCCGAATTATGGGTCAGCGCTATAGGGTTAAGCATGATAGGCCTATATTGTGATAATCAGGCAATTGCTTTTGCTATGGGGGTTTGGTACATAGCTAGCTCTATGGCTAATGCCATTTCCGGAAGAATCGCAGGATGGGTGGCCATACCGGAAACGATCAAATCGCCAGTGGAAAGTCTGTCTTACTATAAAAACTATTACCTGATTATGGGGATAAGCGCGCTTGTAATAGGGGCGCTGATGTGTGTTATGGCTTTTTATTTGCAGCGAGCGATGAGAAGAAAAGGCATCGAGCTGGTATGAGTCATACTATAGTGAAGCAACGTGAGTTTCGGATAAGATCACGCCACAATGTAATGAAATGGCCCCATTCCCAATACGTTACACAACGGATTAAGTCGATGCTCTTCCCTGTTATTCAGGCGTATCCAAGCCTAGATTATCACGTTTAAACACTCTATCCGCCCTATAACTTGAACGCACTAAAGGACCTGAGGCCACTTCAAAAAAACCTTTTTGCAAACCTATTTGCCTTAACTCAGCAAAAGTCTCTGGGCTCACATAACGAGCAATAGGCAAATGATTTTTTGTCGGTTGTAGATATTGACCTAACGTTAAGATATCTACTTGATGAGCTCGTAAATCATCCATGGTTTGAATGATCTCTTCATCTGTTTCCCCTAAGCCTAACATTAAACTGGTTTTTGTTAAAACATCAGGCCTATATTGTTTCGCAAACGCAAGAACCTTCAACGTTTGGTGATAGCCAGCTCTATTATCCCTAACAGGATGAGTGAGACGTTCGACCGTTTCGACATTCTGAGCAAAGACATCTACCCCACTATCCAATAATGCAGCTACATCGCGCTCTACTCCTTGAAAATCAGGAGTTAGTGCTTCTATTTTAGTATGAGGAGAACGCTTTTTTATGGCTCGTATTGTTTGTGCATAATGATTGGCTCCGCCATCAGGAAGGTCATCCCTATTCACCGAAGTTAACACGACATAATCCAAGTTCATTAGAGCCACTGTATTAGCCGTATTTTCTGGTTCTGCTGTATCAAGCCATCCATGTGGATTCCCTGTATCTACTGCACAAAAACGACAGGCTCGTGTACATACCGCCCCCATTAACATAATAGTTGCTGTGCCATGTGACCAGCACTCAGCAATGTTAGGGCATTTAGCTTCTTCACATACTGTAGCTAATCGATGCTTTCGAACTTGTTCTTTGACCTGAGCGTATGCTGGAGAGGTATGATTGACAATGCGCAACCATTTCGGTTTTGGCAAGCGCTCATGAGCCTGATCTGTTGATTTTACCCCATCCTTAATTGCGGTTATTCCCTGTGATGTTTTATATTTCTGTCCACTCTCTACAACAACGGGAATATCAATGAGTTTACTCATGGTAACACCTGAAAAACAAAGAATAATGATGATCCCAAATCAGAGTAATAAGATCAAGTCGAATTTGTAGCGCACCAAGGATTGTTATATAAGCTATAAAACTTCGATACGATTGCGTCCTGTATTTTTAGCTTTATAAAGTGCATCATCTGCACGCATAAATAAAGACTCAATATCATCACCTTTTTTAATGGTCGTTAAACCAAAAGATATGGTCACATCAACTTTATGGTCGCGGTACACAAACTGACACTCATCAATGAGTTTACGTAACTTCTCAAGAATAGCCTGTGCCGCTTTACTGGAGGTTTTCTCAAATATAAAAACAAACTCTTCGCCACCAACTCGTGCAATAAAATCGGAGTTGCGAATAGATGATTTAAAAATCGTAGCCACTTTTTTTAATACTTTATCACCAGCCAAATGTCCAAAATTATCATTAATATGTTTAAAACGATCGAGATCCCCTATCGCAAGTGATAGCTCATTAGAGCTTCTCTTCCAACGCTGAAATGAATCTACGATATGTTCATCATAAGAATCGCGATTGGGCAGCCCTGTTAAACTATCATGATTAATTCTATATTTTTGAAAAGAAAGAATATTCTTAATTTCCTCAGCATTTTGCTCAGATTCAGATAGCTTTGTCTGCAACTCCATAACTTGCTTCTGATATTCCATTTCCCGCTTGTGCTCATTCTTACGGTATTCTTTGATTCGATCGCCTATCATATCAAGATTTTGTTTTACTTTAATAGATAGTTCTTCTATGCCTTTTGAGTTATCAAAGTGATTCTTGATTTGATTAATATTATCTTGTATCCCATGCTCTAATTGGCGACTATCTTTAAATGCTTGTTGATGGGCATCCTCAGTCACTTTTAAAAAAATATTAAAATCATGCAATTGATTGGTTAACTGCTGTAAAAAACCTTTAAAACGATTCTGTTCTACATTAAATGCGTCAACAACAAGCTCTGTTAATCCATCGATAATTTTACTCAATCCCTCGCTCGTTAGCTGCTGCTCCAAACTGCTTTTAATCTTTTCTCTTTTTGCATCTAAATCATGTGGAATAGATAAATGATTCAGTAGCTGTTGTAAACTCTCATTAACCTTAATACCAACTTCAATCCAATCAGTTTCTTTAGCGCCATTTTGTTTCAGAACTTGGGCTGACTCCTCCAAATCCTTTATTACAGAAGAAACACATTGGGTTAATACTTCATTAAAGTGAACTAAAATAGCCTGACTTTCTATTTCAGTATTCAACATCTTCTGTAATTTGCTTATTGCTCTTTTATCATGAGATTTTTTAGCCAAACGACTAATAGACTCTGTTCCTTGTTTAATAAGCTTGGTAATGGTTTTCGTATTTTCTATTCTTTTCTTTTGTATTTTTGCAGGCATTTGAGCTAAATACTGAACCTTTTGCTCTAATGCATCGGAGTCAAACTCAGCATCCAATTGATTACGTAACTGTGTTAAATGATCATCCATTTCATAATTGACCCCAGACGAATTAATGATCAATTGATTGATAACATCCTTAAATGCATTAATCTGTAACTGCATCTTATCGCACTTAAGCTCATATTGACTGATAGTATTAACAATCTTTTTCTTTAATTCCTGATCTATCATTTAAGCAGTCCTTTTGATGATTTGCTTGCTCTTTTCTGTGCTTTACGATTTCAAGTAATAATTTTGAATGTGTTCCGTCACAAAATGGAGGATTTTTTGTCTGTTTGCAATTGCAAAAATATATTTCTTCATTAAGTTCCGCTACATAAGACACACATTGATTACCACAATCATTCCTATCACAAAGTGGTTGAGTCTTACTTTTCCCGCAGCCACACCATAGATATTTTTTACCACTTTCTACTTCGATGGCAATAGGAAATAAATGTTTATATTCTGACTCTGAATCCATTTTAGAGACTTCTCCATAAACAATAAATTACTTTCTACCTCATGATCAAGTGTACGCTATAAATCTAAAAATGGTCAAAAAATAAAAATATTAAGAAGCCCTAAATTTACTCAAAAATAAACCAGCGATAATCACGCATAATAGTACAAATAATGACATTAATAAATTAGACAAAACCGGGGGATATATTATTAAAAATAATGCCGCGGCCATAATGTACAATAGTCCCACGGGTTGTAGACGTTGTTCCCAATTAGCCAGACGTTTCATTTTGATCAAACTCACGTACAAAATAAGCATCAATATTAAAGGCGCTAAGTACATCATTTGATAGGCAAATTGGTACAATCCTGTCCTAATACTAGAGATATGCTGGTTATATAACCATTGTTGGAATATATAGGACCAATTCATCAAACAAGTTTGCTGATAAGCTTGGGTCACAAAACCTAATAGAAGTGCCAATAAATAAAATAACTTAGGTGCGGTTTTCTTTCTATAATATTGACCTGCCAGATAAAAGGCAAATAAGCCTATGATTGCTGCAGGCCATCTGAACCATGGAAGCCACTCATAAAAAGCATTAGTAAAAGTCTGTTGCGTAAAATGGACTAAACCTATGGCTAAAATATATAAAGAACCAGAAATTATCTGTCTCTTACGACTATCTTGCATAAAGAGAAGAGCAAAAAAACCACCAATAGAAAACAAAGCGCAAGGATTAAACGCATCCATAAGGGCAACAACAGTTAAATATTTACCTGCAGTTGGGTGTTCTATCATTCCTGAATCGAATAAATTAGCATTAGCCCAACGTCGTAAAACACCGATATTGGTGGACGTAAGTTCACCTTTTTCCTCAATCTGTTGTTTGCAATAATTCAATGCGTGAAGAAGATCTTTTCCCGTCGTCTCAGCCGTAGCGAAGCCAACCCACCTTGAATTACAAAAAAATATGGATGGAACCGCAAAGTCACTCATTTGTTGATCATTTAATAATTGATTAAAGCGAACTAATGCATTCTTGTCTTTATCAATAATATAACGGTTTACATGTAACCAAGGAGTTGTAGTTTCTGTTTCTTTAAAAAATGCATCTGCTTTATGACAATGAGGACATGTAGAAGATAAAAACAACTCTACGTTAAGAATAATCTTATTGCCTGCATCCTTTGTATACCATAGAGAAGATGAGTTATTTGCCCATAAACTGGTAGTGAATAGGAATATAATCACTAAATATCTAAATGCAACACGCATAAATACATTCACTTGTATGAAAAACATTACTATAACATTGTGCTTGCATTTTATGAAATTTTATATTTTTCAACGAGTTGATATTTTCTCAATCACTATGCAAATAATATAAGAGGTGCTACATTCTCTTATTGAAAATAAACACTCTCTTGGATATCTTTATCAACCAAAACTGCTGACTATCGGGCAATATAATTTTCTAAATGCTCTATCTCTCTCGCTTTAGTTTCTAAAATATGAAAAAGTACGTCACCTATAGATAAAATAGAGACCAGCTCATCCCCTTCATAAATTAATATATGCCTTCTTCGGGTATCCGTCATGGCCTGCATTGCCATTTCTACTGTGTCGTGCGGACTGAGCACTGTTACTTTAGAAGAAACTACTTCCGAAACTTTGGTTGTATTGATATCCATCCCTTGATGCAAACATGAAAATACTATATCTCGTTCACTCACTATCCCAATTAATTTATCGTTCTCATCACGAACAACTAAGGCACCAATATTATACTCTGCCATCAGCTCAATACACTGTTTTACAGTATCTTCGGGTTTAATAAAAAAAATCTTTCGAGCAGGCCTCGGGAGAACATTATGAATTAGATTAGCCATTTCTTTCTCCATGAAAATAATGAATATTATGTACGTCGCTGTATAAATATAGCACAAATAACCATGCAAAACGGGCTTCCTTTAATTTTAAATACAATCATATTAGCGTTTTTAAGCTGCTCATCGGACAATACTTTTTAACTCTATTCCTCCCATTGATTAAGGATCTTTAAAAATTCTCATCACTGTCAAAGTTTAATACTATGCATTTCCTAGAAATACGGAAAAAATTACACCTCTGGCCAATCATCGAGAGTACGTTGAAAAATTTCCTGTACCTCAGCAATATGGCAATTAATGTCTTTAACGTTCCACTTTGTCACATCGAATGGAGGTAGCACGCACACCTGCACCGTACCCGGCCGAAATAGTAACGAATTTCTCATCATCATCTCGTAGTCATTGCGAATGACCACCGGCACAATAGGGACACCAGCTTGCATCGCTATATGAAAAGCCCCTTTCTTAAATCGACCTAACTTTGGTGTGAGGCTGCGCGTCCCTTCTGGCGCTATCACGATGCTCAATCCCTCCCGAAGTTTATCAATAACCGGCTCCATCGCCTCTATGGCGCTGTGAGTATCGTTACGATCAATAAATGCAAAGTCCAAAGCACGCAAGAGCGATCCTAGGATCGGAGTTTTGGCTACTTCCTTTTTCGTGATACCGGTCACCCCGTGCCTCAGAAGACTCAGTAAGACATAGCCATCAATGTAACTTTGGTGGTTAAACAAGAACACCGAGGGGCGATGTTCCCACAAATGGTTTTCTCCCTGAACATCGATGTGAACACCAGTAATAGCCAGCATGGCATCGCTACTTGTTGCACTAATCCATTCAGCCGCCATGCGTTTCTTTCCTGTCGTCACGCCATAAACTGCGCCACCAAGCGACGTTAGTACTAAGGCGCAATAAGCACCAAGGCTGCGCGCTCGTGTTGCAACTGAGGCCTTACGGCGTCTCGAGAAGTGTAACTCGCGCCAACTTTCGCTGTGTGCAACCTCGCTCAACGCGCGCTTCGGATTAACGACAGCCGCTTGTCTCACTGTCTTTAGAAAGGCAATATCTTCGTTTCCGTTGGTATAAGCATAACTGTGTGAAAGAACAATCTTGTGCGTCTTGGCAAAATCGCGTACAGCATCTGCTTTACTGCCCCCCCAAAGAGGTGCCCCATCAATGCCGCCTGTCAAACGACCATTGGCCACTCAGGATTTATTTGATTGTTATATATAAATTATATGCAAAGTACTATTGAATTTCCAAATCCCGTGGATAATTGATAATCAATAGGAAGTGATAGATACCGCCACATACAGTGCCATCCCAATAAATAGGGAATGGATATTGTACCGCTTCATCTAAATGAAAAATCCCCTCTCCGACTAGAGATTCAGGAGAGAGGATTAAATCGACAAGGCAATGGAGTTATTAACTCACTACACGCCAAGAGCCATCAGCTTGACGGCATGCTTTCCCATAAATCTGCTGAGTTTTTCCGCCGATTAAAGCTTTGGTTATGTACTCGCGGCAGGGTTGCTGCGCATGATAATAAGTTCTAGTGGGTAATACCGTATATCGATATCCTGTGTCAGGATTAGACCAAACAACTGCCTTGCCAGTTGGTGCAGTTTCTAAAGCACGTTGCATTTCTAGTCTATCTAATCTATCCATGGTTTTACCAATTTGGCCACCTAAGTAAGCTCCCAAAAGTGCGCCACCAGCTGCAGCCATCACTTTACCAGAACCACTGCCGAATTGACTCCCTAGTAATCCACCAATTACCCCACCACTGATGGTACCAACGCCTTCATTATTCATTGATGTACAACCAACTAATAAAAATGATAAAGATAATGAGGCAACAGTTAATTTTTTTATCATAGAATCACCTGTGATTTAAGGGTTATAAAACCGGTTGTCATTCTACCATCACGTTCAGTTATTATCCATAATTAATTTTGACGAACATGGCCGCCCTTCAAGAGCTACATGGATGTATTTAGCGTGATTGTTGTATTCATAGTACAACCCCTTAGCTTAGTGCGTCGATTTTAACGCACCCTATCAGTAATTTGGCAAAGTAACTCATAACCAATAGTGCCCGCAGATTGTGCAACACGTTCCACAGCAATGTGCGCCCCCCAAAGTTCAACGGCATCACCGATTTGAACTTCAGGATGGTCGGTTAAATCAACAGTTAACATATCCATGGATACCCTGCCCACTACAGGCACTTCACGCCCCTTTATCCACACAGGAGTATTCGCTGCAATATGTCTGGGATAACCATCGCCATAACCTACTGGTACGACGCCAATAATCGAGGGCCTATGACTACTCCAAGTTCCGCCATAACCGACTTGAGCTAATGGAGGATTATGATGAATAGCACTAATCGCTGACACAAAATGCATTACAGGTCTTAATCCTAACTCGCTAGCATTTCTGCTAGCAAAAGGTGATACGCCATACAACATAATGCCTGGTCGTATCACATCAACATGCACTTGAGGAAAAGAAATAATTGCTGCTGAATTTGCCATGCTACGCAACGCAAAACCAGGAATATTTACTTCTTGAAATAAAGCCATTTGCTGTTCATTTTCTGCTCGTTCAGGTTGATCGGAGCAAGCAAAATGACTCATTAAACCAATCTGCTTATCAACCCAAGAACAAGAGGTCAGAGCATGCATTACCTCGGGTAACTCGTGAGTTTTAAACCCTAAGCGATGCATACCTGTATTTACTTTAACCCAGATATTAATGGGTTTAACTGTAGGATTATTTAATAACCAACGCAATTGCTGGGCATGATGGATGATACAGGCAAATTGAAATTGTGCGACAACGTTATATTCCTCTTGGGAAAATACTCCTTGATTCAACATGCATTGAGTTCGACTGCCCATAGCACGAATCGCTAACGCCTCCTCCAAACAGGCAACACCAAAGGCATCTACTCGCCCATCTAAGACAGGAACTACCTCGCTGATTCCGCAGCCATAAGCATTTGCCTTGACCATAGCATATATTTGCTTATTAGGGGCAAAACGTTTTATTTGTTCCAGATTATGAACCAAGGCACTATGGTCTATTAGTATTTTCGTAGGTCTTGACACGTTAGTCTGCTCCTTGATACCCACTAAAAGCTAAATCCTCAAATCGAGTATATTTACCTATGAAGGCCACACGTACTTTTCCTATGGGGCCATTCCTTTGCTTAGCAATAATAATTTCTGCAGTCCCTTTATCTGGACTGTCTTCGTTATAAACTTCATCCCTATAAATGAAACAGATCAAATCAGCATCCTGCTCAATCGCACCAGACTCCCTTAAATCAGACATAACCGGGCGTTTATCTGCTCTTTGCTCAAGACTCCGGTTTAACTGGGATAACGCAATAACAGGAACTTGTAATTCCTTTGCCAGAGATTTAAGACTGCGTGAAATTTCAGAGATCTCTGCGGTTCTGTTTTCTGCATTAAATCCGGGTATTTTCATCAATTGTAAATAATCCACAACGATAAGTCCCAATGCACCATGCTCTTTTGCTAAACGTCGAGCCCTTGCTCTCATTTCCGCGGGACTTAAAGCAGGAGTATCATCTATAAATAAAGACGCTTCCGAAAGCATATGAACCGCCGAAGTGACTCTCGGCCAATCATCGTCGTCTAATTTACCCGTTCTAATCCTATGCTGATCAATACGTCCAAGAGAAGACATCATCCTCATTGCCAAAGAATCAGAAGGCATTTCCATCGAAAAAACCAGGACGGGCTTATTCACTTTAATGGCTGCGTGCTCGGCCATATTCATTACTAAGGTTGTTTTACCCATAGATGGTCGACCGGCCACAATGACTAAATCGGAAGGCTGCAAACCAGAGGTCATCTCATCAAGATCAGACAATCCTGTAGCAAGACCAGTGATCGCATCGGTACTGTGATATAGTTGATCTATCTTTTCTACCGTGCGTACGAGAATGGACTTAATCGCTTCAGGGCCACCATCACCACCAGTTTGTTCCCCAATGGCAAATACTTTTGTTTCAGCAAAATCTAATAACTCAGGAACTTCTCTTCCACTAGGATTATAAGCGGAATCAGCAATTTCTGTTGCCACTGCAATAAGCTGTCTTTGAACCGATTTTTCTCTTACTATGTCGGCGTAAGCGGTAACATTGGCCACACTAGGGGTGTTATTAGCCAATTCAAATAAATAAGCTTCCCCTCCAGCATCATCTAGCTCATTATGGGATTTCAATGCATCCAAAAGAGTAACCACATCAAAGGGTTGTTCCTTTTTTACCAAGGCGGCAATAGTTTTAAATAAAACTTTATGCTCTGTACGATAAAAATCAGCTTCACATAATTTAGTGCTTATTTTATCCCAGACTTGGTTATCAAGCATCAAACCACCAATAATGGATTGCTCTGCCTCTGCGGAATGAGGTGGGCGCTTTAATGGATCGACTGTCTTTTTTGCACTTTGCAGATCTAACATAAGAGTAACACGATAGTTAAGTTTAGAAAAAATCAATATGGGCTATTGTATAGGGTCTGGAAACAAATCGCTAGTTTGAACCAAGTCTGTGACTCCTAATAATTAAAAAAAGACACACTGATGTGTGTCTTTTATCATTACAATTTATTAGGTCTATTGGGTGGCTGTTTATTTAACCCAGGTTTGAGTGCGGCCAAGCATTGATACGCCAACATAACCTCTGACATAAAGCTTATTGCCTTCAAGTGTCATTTTAGCTTTGTAAATCTTGCCTGATTTTGGATCCAGAATAGAACCACCACTCCATACGCCATTACCTTGGTCTTTTAGTCCCCAAACAAAGCGTAGTCCTTGAATCTTTTTACCCTTAAAGGCACCAGGACAATTAACACAAATTCCAGTGTCGCCTGGTTGAGGATATACTTTCACTATGGTTCCACTTAAAGTACCGCCTGAAATAGAAATGTTAACCACAGCTCTTTTTTGCCCTGTTTTATCATCAATCGTTGTCCATGTTCCTGCAGGGCTTCCTGCTGCCAATGCTAAAGGTAAATAGGACACGGCCAAAACAAAACCACAAAGAATTTTCCATATTTTCATAAATTATCTCCATTATTCCAATCACTTAAAGCATAAGCTATGAGCGAACACTTTACCAATTTTTTTTACAGACAAAGTTGTTGTTCTTGGTAGTGCTCTGGATTGACTGCTTCATGATTAGCAAAAATAGAAACATTTGTTACAGAGGGAGTTGCCGCCCTAAGAGTCTTATAATACCCAACGAGCACTGTTTTTTTATCATCAATAGCACCATTTTGTCGGAGAAAAGGAGCTGAAGGTAAATTCATATAGAGTTCATCAAAGGTCATTACTGAAGATTGGGTGAGTAACTTTTGGTGCCTTGTGAAAAACTGAGTGAGGCAGGTAAGAAGTAATTTCTCTGCCAAAAGAGGATTGCTCTTTGATTCAGTAATCCCAATCAACAAATCAATTGCCTTATACTCTGATTTAATACTTTGCGGCCGTTGAAACAATGCCCTAATCCATAATAACAGGTGCAGTGTCGACAGACCGTTTAATTCTTCTGGTTCACAATCCTCCCACAGCTGGCTCAAAGTTAAACATGGATTGTCTAAATCATTAGGGTGTAAAAAATACCAAAATCCATCAGCTAATATCTTATTTAGATCTTCATCAGGATCTTGAATATGAACAAAAATTTCATCAATAATCTTAGCCAAGAAATAGTCTTTTTCATCGTTACCTCGCCAAGAGTTGAATTTCCCAAAACAATTTAATAACAAGAACTTGAGCGTTTCTTGATTCTCCGGAGAAGAAAGATCTGATACTTCTTTAAGATATTCAATCGCATCTTCCGGTAGAGCATCACGACAATAACTAATGACTACTTGTTTAAACTCGAAGTATTCATCAAGTCTACCTAACTGAGATGCGGTAGGAAATAAACGTCTAATGTTTTGTTTCAATTGATTTAATCTTTTGAGTAGTGCTTCCCTTTCATCTTTTGTTATCATGTTCTCACTGAACATGTTGAATGACTTGTCAATTAACTGACACGCCACGCGATAGTACCTCTCAATTTTCCTGTTTCTTTTTAAAATGCCATTAATCTTATCCTGTTCATCAGCAGTAAAATATTCAGGCAGAGGATCTAACGTGCTTAAGGTGGTGCTTTGCTCTATAGCCGTAATTAAAACAGACCTAAGTTGCCATGGAATATTGGCCCATATCGTTGTTCCATTATTCTTATATAAACCAGTGTTTCTCAGCTGATATAAGCTAGCAATAGCCCCATTTTCAAGAAGATAACGCACAACAGACACATAGCCATTCACTACAGCAACATGTAATGGGGAAAGTGCCTTGGCATTTAATCTATTAAGATCTGCACCATAGCGATTTAATAATCTAACCGCCTCAAGATTCCCTCTGGATGCTGCGGCATGCATAGGAGTATCTTTCTCAAAAGTTGTTGCTGCATTAACTTTAGCTCCGTTAACAGCTAACAATTCTATGGTTCTAGCATGGCCACCTAAGGCAGCAGAATGCAATGGAGTAAGGCCATTAACAGCAGGTTTGTTAACTGTGGCTCCAGAATGAATCAGTAATTTCACGACTTTATTATGACCAGCGTAAGCCGCACCATGTAGGGCAATAGTACCAGTACTGCTTTCCTGATTAACATCTACTCCATGGTGGAGTAA
This Legionella fallonii LLAP-10 DNA region includes the following protein-coding sequences:
- the dnaB gene encoding replicative DNA helicase; this translates as MLDLQSAKKTVDPLKRPPHSAEAEQSIIGGLMLDNQVWDKISTKLCEADFYRTEHKVLFKTIAALVKKEQPFDVVTLLDALKSHNELDDAGGEAYLFELANNTPSVANVTAYADIVREKSVQRQLIAVATEIADSAYNPSGREVPELLDFAETKVFAIGEQTGGDGGPEAIKSILVRTVEKIDQLYHSTDAITGLATGLSDLDEMTSGLQPSDLVIVAGRPSMGKTTLVMNMAEHAAIKVNKPVLVFSMEMPSDSLAMRMMSSLGRIDQHRIRTGKLDDDDWPRVTSAVHMLSEASLFIDDTPALSPAEMRARARRLAKEHGALGLIVVDYLQLMKIPGFNAENRTAEISEISRSLKSLAKELQVPVIALSQLNRSLEQRADKRPVMSDLRESGAIEQDADLICFIYRDEVYNEDSPDKGTAEIIIAKQRNGPIGKVRVAFIGKYTRFEDLAFSGYQGAD
- a CDS encoding RT0821/Lpp0805 family surface protein — translated: MKKLTVASLSLSFLLVGCTSMNNEGVGTISGGVIGGLLGSQFGSGSGKVMAAAGGALLGAYLGGQIGKTMDRLDRLEMQRALETAPTGKAVVWSNPDTGYRYTVLPTRTYYHAQQPCREYITKALIGGKTQQIYGKACRQADGSWRVVS
- a CDS encoding CDGSH iron-sulfur domain-containing protein; its protein translation is MDSESEYKHLFPIAIEVESGKKYLWCGCGKSKTQPLCDRNDCGNQCVSYVAELNEEIYFCNCKQTKNPPFCDGTHSKLLLEIVKHRKEQANHQKDCLNDRSGIKEKDC
- a CDS encoding CBS domain-containing protein — translated: MANLIHNVLPRPARKIFFIKPEDTVKQCIELMAEYNIGALVVRDENDKLIGIVSERDIVFSCLHQGMDINTTKVSEVVSSKVTVLSPHDTVEMAMQAMTDTRRRHILIYEGDELVSILSIGDVLFHILETKAREIEHLENYIAR
- the alr gene encoding alanine racemase, with the translated sequence MSRPTKILIDHSALVHNLEQIKRFAPNKQIYAMVKANAYGCGISEVVPVLDGRVDAFGVACLEEALAIRAMGSRTQCMLNQGVFSQEEYNVVAQFQFACIIHHAQQLRWLLNNPTVKPINIWVKVNTGMHRLGFKTHELPEVMHALTSCSWVDKQIGLMSHFACSDQPERAENEQQMALFQEVNIPGFALRSMANSAAIISFPQVHVDVIRPGIMLYGVSPFASRNASELGLRPVMHFVSAISAIHHNPPLAQVGYGGTWSSHRPSIIGVVPVGYGDGYPRHIAANTPVWIKGREVPVVGRVSMDMLTVDLTDHPEVQIGDAVELWGAHIAVERVAQSAGTIGYELLCQITDRVR
- a CDS encoding GGDEF domain-containing protein, which encodes MIDQELKKKIVNTISQYELKCDKMQLQINAFKDVINQLIINSSGVNYEMDDHLTQLRNQLDAEFDSDALEQKVQYLAQMPAKIQKKRIENTKTITKLIKQGTESISRLAKKSHDKRAISKLQKMLNTEIESQAILVHFNEVLTQCVSSVIKDLEESAQVLKQNGAKETDWIEVGIKVNESLQQLLNHLSIPHDLDAKREKIKSSLEQQLTSEGLSKIIDGLTELVVDAFNVEQNRFKGFLQQLTNQLHDFNIFLKVTEDAHQQAFKDSRQLEHGIQDNINQIKNHFDNSKGIEELSIKVKQNLDMIGDRIKEYRKNEHKREMEYQKQVMELQTKLSESEQNAEEIKNILSFQKYRINHDSLTGLPNRDSYDEHIVDSFQRWKRSSNELSLAIGDLDRFKHINDNFGHLAGDKVLKKVATIFKSSIRNSDFIARVGGEEFVFIFEKTSSKAAQAILEKLRKLIDECQFVYRDHKVDVTISFGLTTIKKGDDIESLFMRADDALYKAKNTGRNRIEVL
- a CDS encoding 1-acyl-sn-glycerol-3-phosphate acyltransferase, which codes for MANGRLTGGIDGAPLWGGSKADAVRDFAKTHKIVLSHSYAYTNGNEDIAFLKTVRQAAVVNPKRALSEVAHSESWRELHFSRRRKASVATRARSLGAYCALVLTSLGGAVYGVTTGKKRMAAEWISATSSDAMLAITGVHIDVQGENHLWEHRPSVFLFNHQSYIDGYVLLSLLRHGVTGITKKEVAKTPILGSLLRALDFAFIDRNDTHSAIEAMEPVIDKLREGLSIVIAPEGTRSLTPKLGRFKKGAFHIAMQAGVPIVPVVIRNDYEMMMRNSLLFRPGTVQVCVLPPFDVTKWNVKDINCHIAEVQEIFQRTLDDWPEV
- a CDS encoding DUF2147 domain-containing protein, which codes for MKIWKILCGFVLAVSYLPLALAAGSPAGTWTTIDDKTGQKRAVVNISISGGTLSGTIVKVYPQPGDTGICVNCPGAFKGKKIQGLRFVWGLKDQGNGVWSGGSILDPKSGKIYKAKMTLEGNKLYVRGYVGVSMLGRTQTWVK
- a CDS encoding thioredoxin domain-containing protein: MRVAFRYLVIIFLFTTSLWANNSSSLWYTKDAGNKIILNVELFLSSTCPHCHKADAFFKETETTTPWLHVNRYIIDKDKNALVRFNQLLNDQQMSDFAVPSIFFCNSRWVGFATAETTGKDLLHALNYCKQQIEEKGELTSTNIGVLRRWANANLFDSGMIEHPTAGKYLTVVALMDAFNPCALFSIGGFFALLFMQDSRKRQIISGSLYILAIGLVHFTQQTFTNAFYEWLPWFRWPAAIIGLFAFYLAGQYYRKKTAPKLFYLLALLLGFVTQAYQQTCLMNWSYIFQQWLYNQHISSIRTGLYQFAYQMMYLAPLILMLILYVSLIKMKRLANWEQRLQPVGLLYIMAAALFLIIYPPVLSNLLMSLFVLLCVIIAGLFLSKFRAS
- the lipA gene encoding lipoyl synthase, whose amino-acid sequence is MSKLIDIPVVVESGQKYKTSQGITAIKDGVKSTDQAHERLPKPKWLRIVNHTSPAYAQVKEQVRKHRLATVCEEAKCPNIAECWSHGTATIMLMGAVCTRACRFCAVDTGNPHGWLDTAEPENTANTVALMNLDYVVLTSVNRDDLPDGGANHYAQTIRAIKKRSPHTKIEALTPDFQGVERDVAALLDSGVDVFAQNVETVERLTHPVRDNRAGYHQTLKVLAFAKQYRPDVLTKTSLMLGLGETDEEIIQTMDDLRAHQVDILTLGQYLQPTKNHLPIARYVSPETFAELRQIGLQKGFFEVASGPLVRSSYRADRVFKRDNLGLDTPE